In Zingiber officinale cultivar Zhangliang chromosome 8B, Zo_v1.1, whole genome shotgun sequence, a single genomic region encodes these proteins:
- the LOC122013409 gene encoding noroxomaritidine/norcraugsodine reductase-like isoform X1, protein MSSVQEHAPIDTNRWSLAGTTALVTGGSKGIGYAIVEELARLGSAVHTCARSQADLEKCLQEWRGSKLKVTGSVCDVSSPSEREKLMATVKSQFDGKLNILVNNAGTAIFKPAMEQTPEDFKLLISTNLESAFHLSQLAYPLLKACGGGSIVFITSISAFIAWDHVSVYASTKGAMNQLTRNLACEWAKDNIRTNSVAPGCIKTPLVDLLVQDEEFVARENHRVPLGRLGEPEDVAGVVAFLCLPPSCYVNGQVIVVDGGRIVNGNH, encoded by the exons ATGAGCAGCGTCCAAGAACACGCTCCTATTGACACAAACAGATGGTCTCTCGCCGGGACGACTGCTCTGGTCACCGGAGGTTCCAAGGGAATCGG GTATGCGATCGTCGAGGAGCTCGCCAGACTTGGGTCGGCGGTGCACACTTGCGCCCGCAGCCAAGCAGATCTGGAGAAGTGCCTGCAGGAATGGCGCGGTTCCAAGCTCAAAGTCACCGGATCTGTCTGCGACGTTTCGTCCCCAAGCGAGAGAGAGAAGCTCATGGCGACGGTGAAGTCCCAATTCGACGGGAAGCTCAACATTCTG GTTAACAATGCAGGGACAGCGATCTTCAAACCGGCGATGGAGCAAACCCCGGAGGATTTCAAGCTCTTGATCAGCACAAACCTGGAATCGGCGTTCCACTTGAGCCAACTCGCTTATCCTCTCCTTAAGGCTTGTGGAGGTGGGAGTATTGTGTTCATCACCTCCATCTCTGCCTTCATTGCCTGGGATCATGTGTCTGTGTATGCATCAACAAAAG GAGCAATGAATCAACTGACGAGAAATCTTGCATGTGAATGGGCCAAAGATAACATTAGAACAAACAGTGTAGCTCCAGGATGCATAAAAACACCACTCGTTGACTTA TTGGTGCAAGACGAGGAATTTGTGGCGAGGGAGAATCATCGCGTGCCTCTTGGGCGTTTGGGGGAGCCGGAGGATGTGGCCGGCGTCGTGGCCTTCCTTTGCCTCCCTCCTTCTTGCTACGTGAATGGTCAGGTCATCGTCGTCGATGGAGGTAGAATTGTGAACGGAAATCACTAA
- the LOC122013409 gene encoding tropinone reductase-like isoform X2: MSSVQEHAPIDTNRWSLAGTTALVTGGSKGIGYAIVEELARLGSAVHTCARSQADLEKCLQEWRGSKLKVTGSVCDVSSPSEREKLMATVKSQFDGKLNILVNNAGTAIFKPAMEQTPEDFKLLISTNLESAFHLSQLAYPLLKACGGGSIVFITSISAFIAWDHVSVYASTKVGARRGICGEGESSRASWAFGGAGGCGRRRGLPLPPSFLLREWSGHRRRWR, from the exons ATGAGCAGCGTCCAAGAACACGCTCCTATTGACACAAACAGATGGTCTCTCGCCGGGACGACTGCTCTGGTCACCGGAGGTTCCAAGGGAATCGG GTATGCGATCGTCGAGGAGCTCGCCAGACTTGGGTCGGCGGTGCACACTTGCGCCCGCAGCCAAGCAGATCTGGAGAAGTGCCTGCAGGAATGGCGCGGTTCCAAGCTCAAAGTCACCGGATCTGTCTGCGACGTTTCGTCCCCAAGCGAGAGAGAGAAGCTCATGGCGACGGTGAAGTCCCAATTCGACGGGAAGCTCAACATTCTG GTTAACAATGCAGGGACAGCGATCTTCAAACCGGCGATGGAGCAAACCCCGGAGGATTTCAAGCTCTTGATCAGCACAAACCTGGAATCGGCGTTCCACTTGAGCCAACTCGCTTATCCTCTCCTTAAGGCTTGTGGAGGTGGGAGTATTGTGTTCATCACCTCCATCTCTGCCTTCATTGCCTGGGATCATGTGTCTGTGTATGCATCAACAAAAG TTGGTGCAAGACGAGGAATTTGTGGCGAGGGAGAATCATCGCGTGCCTCTTGGGCGTTTGGGGGAGCCGGAGGATGTGGCCGGCGTCGTGGCCTTCCTTTGCCTCCCTCCTTCTTGCTACGTGAATGGTCAGGTCATCGTCGTCGATGGAGGTAG